Part of the Zingiber officinale cultivar Zhangliang chromosome 8A, Zo_v1.1, whole genome shotgun sequence genome, CAAGTacaggccttagagtaggagtcatcgaaggttcCGAATCAAGTAAACTTGATCGTGTTAGCATTGCTCTTTTTCTGTTGCGTTtttgtttttaaagttaattatcaagtttaataattaatcaaacaagcttaaaactataaaatttttaaacaatcaaacaaacttgaactgAAAGTTCAATAACAACTAACCAAATCAACAAAAACACTCAACTTGATCGTGTTAGCATTGCTCTTTTTCTGTTgcgtttttgtttttaaaatcgaATTTTCGATGatctctattcacccccctagcatcTTTCCGATTCTTCAACGTGCCCATCGTCTGTACTATACCTTGGGACGGTAATACGCTCATGAAGCTTGCATAACTTGTGACTTGATAAGATTGAGTTGTGTGAATTGATTTGGCATGACTTACTTTAGCTCAAGGCTCAAAAGGTTCACTCGGGTATGGAGAAGGAGAGTGTGAGATAATATAAGGATCTTAGAATGAGAAGATTGAGGGTGGTTTGACAATTTTAAGGGCAATCACAAAAGGTGAACTTCGTAGGTATAGTGAAGGATAACATGTACATGTATAGCAAACCATGAGCTTGGTGCATTGTAGGTATTGAGTATTAGTGCAATCATGATAGTATATATGTAGTTTTGATATTTGTCGGTTTAAGTTAGATTATATTGTGATTATTAATATGGTACCTATTAAGTGTGCAAGTGCAAGTACTAGACAATATTACAGGTGCAATCATACCCTAAGCATATAATATACTTATGGGTTTTAATGTTTAGACAAATATTAAGTTAGGGTGATATAACTGATCTCATATGTGCAAGTGTGAGGTGCAAAAATATTGACATGTGTTGGAAGTGCAATCGCAGTTGTTCAAGTCGATCAATAAATTTTGTATACTTGACATGTGAAAAGTCTAAGTAGATCAAAGATCAAACTTGGTGATATGAAGTTCTAGTAGATCAAAAAGATTGAATGTTAGACAAGACATGAAATCCGGATTCAAAATGTTAAGCAAAGCacgaagtcctaataggtcaaggAAATTGAATGCTTAGCATAGTGATGTTCGGGAGGAAGGAGTTTCTAAGAATTATGGAAATCTCAAGGCAAAGAGCTTCTAGGAAGAAAGTCTTGGAGGTAAGGAGCTTCATTGGTACAGTGAAGTCTCCAAGGTTTGGAAGGTCTTTTGGCACAAAGTTAATTCTGTGAAGAAAAGTTTGAGGATGAAGGGATTAAACTTAGGTACAGACTCAGCTTTAGAAGTTGTTAGAGCTTGATAGTCAAACATTGATTAAACAGCTAAACTCAATCCATACCGTGATACCTTGACTTGGGTTAGATTGTACCAATATGGATGAACCTTAAGACCATCTCAGAACAATTTAACATCAACTTGTTTGACTATTAAGACATATAGAAACAAGTGAAATCTTAAGATGATGAACTAAGTTGAAAAAAATATGATATCATCATGTTAGTGGCCCTCTCATGAGAGCTCCTGTGATGATGAAATCCTCTATCGAGTTTTGACCCCTTGACTATTATAGTCATTATCTCATGCACTTACCAATTGAGCCAATCTTGAGAGCCATGATGAACTAAGTTGAAGATGCTTGATATGGTACATCTAGATACACTAAGTATTATTAACACACATATAACATGCTTTAGCTAATCATGGGAACTTATATACAAATGATGTGCATATAGACAAACGATCATGGCTAAAAATTAGTTTGAAAATaccatttaaaaatatatttttttttgaaaatttcagtATTACCTATCTATTAATAGATGTAACAAATGATGACATTGATACAAAGTTTAAGTGAAAATATTAAAGATTTTAATGGTCTCCAATTTTATGTCATTTGTAAGAAATAAAGTgtattttcatttaaaaaaaaactaattctcTATATTAGATGTTGCCATGAATaatgtttatacaaaattttatatttttttcttaaacatAAAACTATTTATTGATTTCTAaagaatttaattaagtattCAAAGTGTGGTTGTTGAtataaatcaatattatttttggGAGATTTATTAGAAAATATTCCAAATGAAGGAAATGAAGGGAAGAGTTAGAATTTTCACCGAAGATTTGTGAAATTGATTTCTTAAGAGAAATGTGTAATTCTCTTGGTCATAGAAAATCACTTTCAAGGTGAAACCTAAAATTAGGAAGGAAATcttaattaaaagataaaaacATCAAGACTGATACATATAGGCGCCGAGGGGGAGACAAAGTTCAAGGTTGAGCTTTTAGCTTAGAAAAACTTGATAAGTGATaaacaaattcaaagttaagttgtgtctACATAAGTGGTACAAGTATTAGCATATGATATCAGAGAAAAAAATTTCAAGGATGAAATTTTGATACATATGAGTGATTCTTTGTCCCCAAATGGTTATTCCTAGTGTTAGGAATTTTGGGaatgattgttggtgcagtattCATTAACTAAGAGGAAACTCTAAGTTTTGGATAAGTGTTTTTAAGGGGGAGGTCTAGCTTGAAAGAACACAAATCACCCAAAGTTGGGGGAGATGTTTCCTAAAGGGGGAGAGGGACTTCCCTAAGAAGGAAAATGAAAGAAACAAAGGATGAACATTGAGACGACCTTTGGAAAGAAAGAAATAGATACTTTCTATATTAAAAGATGGAGAAATTGAATTCATAATGATTACATAAAAAGAGAATGTTAAAGGTACAGAAGTGAGAAAAATGCAAGTAAGGATCTCTACTTAAACTTGTCACTAACATAAATATGTTAGACAAAACAATCTATTGCTAGAGATATtaagaaattagctaaatttaaatacatagaattaaatttatttatctgTTAAGATGAcatgagcagataatctcaggttaTCAGCAGGAGCTAATTTTTCTACCAAGTACTTAAGGCAAACCATACAATGTCGAGTGGGCAGAGCGAGTGATCGGCTGAGCAGACAGGTCGAGCAGACTGAGCTAGCGGCCGGGCGAGCGACTGACCAGGCGAGTAAGCGGTCGAGCGAGCAAAGAGGTCGAGTGAGTGAGCGGCCGGACAGGTGAGTCGCAAACCAAGTGACCGAGCGGCTGAGCGAGCAAGCAAACGAGCGGCCAAGTGAACTTGGCGAGAGACCGAGCGAACTAGGCGAGCGAATTGACCGAGCGAGCTGAGGTCGAACGAGCATACAACCGAGCGAAGAAGAGGCTGGGCGAACGCAGAATTAGAGTAGGCAGATGGACCAAGGTATGCGAGGATCGCAATTTCTTTGAAACAAATTCGCTCCACCTCCGGCTGTACTTCGAGGTTtcctcgggtcgtctgtttcccaagataTAATGGTGAACCGTGATTCCACCAAGCACCGATGGTCACTGCGAACTGAGAGGTACCCGATTGCTATCACGGACACTCCGTCGAATAAGAGATGCACAACAAAAGAGAAGAggaacgtaggtggagagcttcaatTTTTTGAGCGTGTAAACTTTTGCTGTggtcgcaacctccttatataggagctcagtgCAGCATTAATGATcgtttaataattattattcgtTAGCTGTGAAACACTAATATTTCACTCGTtgcattaatatttaatttaatgcaTTCATTACATCCTTAAATAAGCAACAAAAAGTTATGTGACAAAAGATTAGTTGTTCCACTTGAACAAATTTTATCTCGACCGATCTGACATTCAACATGCACAAATCGTGCTTGCACAAGTCagcttggttcagtacaatccaaCTCTTGGATTTGCACCCCTGCACACCCACATATGAGAgaaagtctctccccatgcatttattCCCATTattaatgtatgtgaatcaatataaactaactaaTATATCTTGAAACTCTCAATGGGGAATTAAAATCTTATTCACAATGAATGGAGCTTCACGCCTCTtctacctcttctccattcatatCTATCCAACAAAATCTCCAAATGATCTTTTCAATGTAGATCAAAGGGAAAGAAGTGAAGTGCTTAAATTAGAAAACTTTTCATTTAGTTTTTTACGTAATAGATAACATTGGATTGATGgataactctaacttaaatatattatcaaatactaaaaataaaaaaatattgatgatTCTAATGATCAAAgtttatatttttgatatttgagcAATATGGAATAGGTCAatctaaaagaattttaaaaaataacaaatgGAGTGTCTTTTGATGTAAATTAAAAAGGAGTTTTTTTTAATTGTTGCATATAAAGAACACTACAAACTGTGTGAAAGAAATATGGTTCTTAATTTAAGAGTTAAGTCCATAAACATTCAACAACTTTACTTAGGAAAATTGTAATGATTGTTGTATTTTTTAGGACCAAATTGTTAATTTGTGGAAAGAAATTTATGAAGTCAAAAACACTGAAACTCAATGGAAGCATCGAGGAAATAATTAgaacaattaataaaatataattatttaataataatagcCGAGAGAGAAGAAGGGGAAAATTGGGGAAGAGGAAGACGAAACGGTAGCGCAGCGAAGGTTCGATCCATCGCCGTGGACGCATCGGCACCGCCGCCGCCGCATTTGTTTTTCTTCACCGCCCTGACCTAATCCTCCGTCCGCCGCCGCAGCAGCTCCGGCGAGCCTCGATGGCGTCGACTCCGAAGGCAGACGGATCGGACAATGTCATCGCCGCGGCGCGCCACATCGTGAGGAGCCTCGCCACCACCTCCGAGGCTGCCGACGACATGATGCGCATCCTCTCTGCCTTCGACCACCGCCTCTCCACCGTGCCTGGCCTCTTCTCGTCCTTCCCCTCCGGGGACGAGGAGGACGCATCTGGATCGCCCGTCAACGAGGTGGAGCCGCCCTCTTCCTGCGCTGAGCCTTCCGAGAAGGAGGCCCGACTTAAGGCCGCTGAGAGGGTTATTCTCCATTGGGACCCCTCGAGGCCGGACTCCCTTCTCTGGGACTCACCTGAAACCGCCGCCGATTACCTCGCCGCCGTTGACGAGGTCATCGCCCTCGCGGAGGTTGATTCTTTGGATGGCGCCGAGGAGACTCTCCAGATCGCAATTGCCCGCCTGGGCGACGAGTTCCGTAACCTGATGATCCAGAACGCGGATGTCCTCGACTCAGAGAACCTCCAGGAGTCCATCAAAAGGCTTTCCATTTCCTTCAGATCCGCTTCCGCTAACTCTGCTCCAGAGGACGTAGGAGAGTCTCCTCCGCCGGATCAGCCCTTGGCGACGCGGGTCAACACGATGTACCTCTCGGACGAGCAGATCTTCAAGTTGATCTGCCCTGAAGGCATCTCCGACCTTAAAGATATCGCGGACCGGATGATCAAGGCTGGGTACCGGATTGACCTCTGCCGGGTTTATACCAGCATCCGCTGTAATATCCTGGGCGATTGCCTTTCCCTTCTTGGAGCTGGCGCGGTCACCAACAAAGAGGTGTGGAGCATGGAGTGGACAGCTCTCGATCACAAGATGAAGATGTGGATCCAAGCCGTGAAACTATCAATTGGGGTCATGTCAGCTGAGAGGCAGCTGTGCCAGCAGATCATTGCTGCTTCAGATGACCTGAGGGAAGAGTGCTTTGATGAGGTTGCAAAGTTCTGTGTCACGCAGTTGCTCAAATTTGGGGATGCAATAGCTGAAGGGCAGAGGTCCACGGAGAGGCTTTTCCGTATGCTCGACATGTATGAGGCTCTAGCTGGAGTGTTGCCGGATATCCAGGCCCTTTTCTTGGGTGATTCTAAGGATTATATCTGGGAGGAGATTCAAAGCGTTCTTAGTCGATTAGGGGAAACAATTAAGAACACCCTGGCAGAGTTTGGCAATATGATTCAGGGAGATATGTCAAAGAAAGCATTACCAGGTGGTGAGATCCATCCACTCAAC contains:
- the LOC122010393 gene encoding exocyst complex component EXO70B1-like, coding for MASTPKADGSDNVIAAARHIVRSLATTSEAADDMMRILSAFDHRLSTVPGLFSSFPSGDEEDASGSPVNEVEPPSSCAEPSEKEARLKAAERVILHWDPSRPDSLLWDSPETAADYLAAVDEVIALAEVDSLDGAEETLQIAIARLGDEFRNLMIQNADVLDSENLQESIKRLSISFRSASANSAPEDVGESPPPDQPLATRVNTMYLSDEQIFKLICPEGISDLKDIADRMIKAGYRIDLCRVYTSIRCNILGDCLSLLGAGAVTNKEVWSMEWTALDHKMKMWIQAVKLSIGVMSAERQLCQQIIAASDDLREECFDEVAKFCVTQLLKFGDAIAEGQRSTERLFRMLDMYEALAGVLPDIQALFLGDSKDYIWEEIQSVLSRLGETIKNTLAEFGNMIQGDMSKKALPGGEIHPLNRYVMNYVRLLAEYSTLLNQLLEDGSFNGQDSSEGGESMTPLAHRVLLLISYLEANLEEKSKLYEDAGMQNVFLMNNVLYIVNKVKESDLMSLLGDNWVRRRRGQIRRYSTQYLRASWTKVLSCLKEEGLSGSSHGFSKTVLREKFKSFNLAFEEVYKIQSEWKVSDPQLRQELRISISEQVLPAYRAFLGRFGPHLQGGWHSGKYIKYTVEDLERCLEDFFEGLPLPSSYFRRKLSLP